The window TCGCAATGGATTTCAATCCACCAAAAATAATGACTCCGCTTAATAAAACTAAGCCAATGCCAACATAAATTGGATTGAAATCAAAGGCGACTGCGGTTGCTTGAGCAATAGAGTTAGCTTGTACTGCATTAAATACTAAACCAAAAGCAATAATCAGAAAAATTGAAAATAACACGCCCATCCAGCGTTGGTTTAAGCCTTTTTGCATATAATATGACGGCCCACCTCGATAATTTCCTTTATCATCTTTGGTTTTGTATAACTGTGCTAAAGTACATTCAATAAAAGAGGTTGCCATTCCCAATAAAGCAACAACCCACATCCAAAAAATAGCCCCAGGCCCGCCTGCTGTTAGGGCAATAGCTACCCCAGTTAAATTTCCTGTACCGACCCTAGCGGCTAAACTTGTACATAATGCCTGAAAAGATGAAATACCTGCGCTATCAGACTGTTTACTGTTTTTTAAGACACTAAACATATGGCCAAAATGCCTAATTTGAATAAAACCAGATCGAAGGGTAAAATATAGACCAGCTCCCAGTAATAAATAAATAAGTAAAGAACCCCAAATGAAATTAGTTATTGAGTTTATAAATTCTATCAAATTACACTCCTTTTTTATTAAAACGATTAATAAAAAACTAATCGAAAATTAAATCCTCACATTTAAATCAAAACTCCAGAAAAGGAGTTTAGCTAGCAAGAGCCAACTCATCTTAATATGATTAGCAGAAATTATATTTTTTTATCTTTAATGTAAATTAATTTTCGATTCATTAATCATTGACTACATTCAATTTTAATAGAAACACGTTACACGTCCATAAAAAAGAACCTATAACCCTTTGAAAAAACTAGTCATGAAAAATCCCCTTATCATTTCACCGAAAGTAAATCAAATGATTGATTCATCGTGCTTATTTTAACCAACAAGTTAATTGAATAAATAAAAACTCATCATTCATTTCATATATCCACTTTGAATTAGCTTATTCCTTAACGAAAAACTTTATAATATTTCTTTTATTTAATTCATTATTTGGAATGTATCATCGATGTGTAACACTAATGTACAATAAAAAAGCAAATCCAATTACAATCATCTTAATTAGATGGTTGCTTATGTTGTCACTTAACAATAAACTGAGCCTAATAAATTTATAGACAAGAGGTTAACACATGGAAATTAATATCAAGTTATCTGATGACCCACTTTCTCAGCTCTCTGAAAAATCATATGACGCCTTCATTGCTGAGCTGAAAGCACGTGTTTTAGAAGTCTATCCTGGCAGCTATCTATTGATCACTCATGATAACGGCCCAACGACTTTTCAAACTAAAGGCTTTCATGATGATAACGAAGCACATATTGTTTTACATGAACTTGTCGAAGATGTCTTAAAGCATGGCCATTGGTTAAAACAGTAATTTCCTTGCCAGATTACACCAATAAAACCAGCTGTGAGCCTACATGGGCTCTAGCTGGTTATTTTTAATATCCTCTCGTATTTCGATAACGTTTCCCCTCAATATTTATTCAAAGTCTGATCAAGATCATACTTAGTCTTATCTATTATCAAAACAAGTTAAATTTGCTTTACCTTTAACCGTTATATGTTAATGTATATAACGTAATTTTCATTTACATTGCTTTTGCTAATTATAGCGGCCAGTATTTATACTGGCTCTTTTTTATGAAATCATGCTAAAAATCCATTCGACGTCCCCGTTTTAGGTCTAATCTGCTATAGTATTTCTCTAATACTAGATAGAGTTATTATTCATTGAGTGCAAAATAGAGGTATGACTATGAAGCGTTTATTACTGGCTTTTTGCCTGACCCCAGTCCTTGTTATGGCTGATAATGCCCCATTAAATATTAGTGAGATAGCCAACGATTATTGCGAAATCACAGGTCAAGCACTAAGTGAAGCGTACAGCACTGACAAAACTAGCAGTGAGTTAACTCAAGCAACCATTGCTAAACTGAAAAGTGAAAATGTCGACCTCAAGCAATTAGCCACTGTTGAGTCAGACCTACGCGAAAATCTAACTTCAGCGATTGATGCCATACGCAGCAATAAATCTAAGTTTGCTAATGAAGCTGATTTCAATAAATCATTAAATGATTCTGTTTCAGCTTGTAAAATTCAAACTGAACTTCTTTTGAATAAATCTTAATCATTTAATTTTCTAGTAAAAAAGCGCTCAAACTAAAATTTGAGCGTTTTTTTATCAATTAGTTTGTTTTTTAACACACAACTGTTCAATCGAGAATTGTAATTCCGGTGTCTCACTTATAATCAGTTGCCCGTGTTCAGAGAAACGCCCATCTTTAATACTTACATTCGCAACAAATGGCAGAGAGTTTTCTTGAGAAGGTAAACGGTATAAACCACAAACTCGATAACTTTCGCCTTCCTTGAACTCACTTTTTTGTGCTATTTCCACATCACTAAACTCAACCACTGATGAGTTGCCGAGTTTTTTTTCCACCATGCTTTGGGCTTCATTTTTGACATCTGAATCACCAATACTCGTATAAGAATGGTATGCAAATACTCCTAAAGCCAATAGCAATACTATCAATAATTTTGTTTTTATACGCTTCAACGCATCACCCTTCCTACTTTATGATTAATTAGCTTAGTATAAATGTATTATACCCATTTGAGTAAACAATTTGAGCTTTTAACTCCATTGTTTAATGTTTACCCTAACCAATTGATAACAAGATATAAAAAATACTTTCCAACCCTGACAATTGGCTAGAAAATATCTATCAACATTGATTCAATTTATATTTATTAACTTAGCATTAATAAAAAAAACATTTTTTATTTTCTTAGCTAGTTTTATACTAGTCTCCATACTATTAGACTGATTTAATATATTTTTATGAAAGAAAAAATCGTTAAAAATCTTGTTAGCTTAACTCATGGAAACAATAATGATGTTAAAATAGCGGCGATAAATGCATTAGGCGATTATATTTGTTCAATTGAACAAGAAGCCGCTATCGATAGGCTACTTGTTTTATGTGATGATTATAATAAAGACATTGCCGTTGCATCAATTATATCAATCAGTAAACTTGCTAAGTTCTTCAATGAAAAACAATAAAATAAAATCAATAAAAAACCATGAGTTAACGTTAAGTTTATTTTATTAACAAACTATTTTCATTGTGAGGAAATAATGAAATAAAAGTGGCTGAATTATGGTTTATTCATTTAGATAAGTAAATGCAATTGAATTAATTAATTACAATGGCAAAATGATAATTAATAAATATCTAAAGGAGATATCATATGAATATATTAAAGCCATTAATTCTTAGTGCGAGTTTAATCGCTATTAGCTTTTCGACACTCGCTTACCCAGGGGATGGTAATGGTTCATGGCACCGTGGCGGATACCAAAACCAACACCAATATAATGATAGGCCTTGCGATAATTATCGTCACTCTAATTATGCAAATCGTCACCGTGGAATGATGCAGTATTCAACATCTATTCAAACTGCTCAACCAGATGAAACACTGAAAAAAATCGCTGCAGATGCACCTAAAGGAGAAAATGGTAAACAGTATATGGTTAAAGTTGCAGTTGTAGAAATTACACCTAATACCCCTGTGCAAGGCCAATAATCTTTACCAAGGGTAGAAAAATACTACCCTTTTTTATATATCCTCAATAATGCTATAACCCGATTGGTTGCCCTTCACCACCGTAGTATGACAAGCCTTCCCTTTATACTTCCAATAAATTTTCAACAGATAAATCCCCTACACCACTGATACGAATAATTAGTCATAAAAAGTAAATAATTATTTACTTTGAGTCAATTTTAAGTAATCTAATGTACTCAAAAAATAATAACTTCAGGGAATAGCTATGGATCGTCGTTCATTTCTTAAATCCAGCTCATTAGTGGCTGGCGGGCTTGCGCTTAATTCATTGTTTAATCATGCGGTTGCACAAAATAGTAATATTGTATTGCCGAGTGAAAAGCACCCATTACTATTGAATTTCAATGAAAATTCATTAGGGATGTCCGAAAATGCTAAAGAAGCTATCATCAAGGCATTACCTAATGCATTCCGCTACCCTGATGATGCTCGTGCTGAATTACAGCAGAATATTGGCGAGCTCTACAGTTTATCTGATAAGCACATTACTATAGGCAATGGTTCATCTGAAACCATTCAAGCCGCTGTTGCCATGTTGGCTGCTAAAGCAAATAAACTCGGTAAAAAAATTCAATTAGTCACCCCAGATCCAACATTCAATTATACAGAACTCTATTCTCTTCCATTGAATATAGCGATAACGAAAGTTCCTTTAAAAACCGATTTATCATTTGATTTAGAAAAAATGAAACAAGCCGCTGATAATTTTGACGGTTTATCCATGGTCTATATTTGTAATCCGAATAATCCGACGGCAATGATCACACCTTATAGCCAGCTTGATAAGTGGATGAGTAAAGAGTCTGACAACACATTTTTTATCGTTGATGAGGCTTATGCTGAATTTGTTGAAGACTCGGACTTTACAAGTGCTATTGAGTTAGTCAAAAAAGGCCAAAATAACTTGATTGTCACACGCACCTTCTCAAAAATTTTCGCCTTAGCAGGCTTAAGAGTCGGCTATGGGGTCGCAACTCCCGAAGTTATTGCTGCTGTAGATACGTTTTTATCTATTGATAATACTAATACAGCAGGTGCGGTTGCTGCGATTGCATCACTGAAGGATAAATCATTTATTCAATACAGCCTAAAATCCAACAATATATCGAGAAAAATCGTAGAAAAAGCATTAAACGAAATCGGGCTAGAATATACTCCATCACAAGCTAACTTTATTTTCCATAAGGTTAAAGGGGACGTAAAAACCTATCAACAACGTATGGCTGATGCGCATGTCATGGTAGGTCGTGAATTTCCACCCGCGGTTGGCTGGAATAGATTAACGCTAGGAACCCCCGAGGAAATGCAGCAATTTGTTGTGATACTAAAACAATTCCATGAAAAAGGATGGGTATAAATTAAGTTCAATCCAAAAAGAGCAGCTCAAGCCGCTCTTTTTGTTAAAATGGCCCCTTAAATATAAAAAAGGCCCCCGCAAAAATAAGAATAAAACCTATCAAATGGTTAATTGTAAAACTTTCACCTAAATACAATACGGAGAAAAGAACAAAAACACAGAGTGTTATCACCTCTTGCATTGTTTTCAATTCAGCTGCACTGTAGTACTGATGCCCTAACCGGTTAGCTGGCACTGCAAAACAGTATTCAACCAATGCAATTAACCAGCTAAAGAAAATAACAATATACAGTGGCTTTGTTGTGAATTTTAAATGCCCATACCAAGCAAACATCATAAATACATTTGAAACAACAAGTAATAATACTGGGTAGAATTTAGTTAACATACTGATTTAATAGATAAATAATAAGTAATCGATATTATGGAATTAAAGGTAACACATTCCAATGTGCTCCGGCAAATCCCGTCACTTTTCATATCATAAATTTAAACGTATTTAGCAATCATTACGAGGTAATAATGAATATTAAATATGAATTAATGACACAATCAGATTGTCATGCTGTAGCTCAATTATTGCAATCTAATTCTGAATCCCAGCAAGGTGGGTTACTCGGTGAATATCCTCAAGCCAAAGTTAACGCAATGTTTGCAGGAAGCCTAACCACCATTATTGGTCGGGATGGAAATAAAATTGTCGCGGTCGTATTTAGCTTTGACTCTCACTCTTTATCTTTACCACCTATAGCTCATTTTATTATTAAACAACATACAAACATTATACAAGGTAACTGGCTTTATGGCCCTGTTTGTATTGATAATGCTCATAGGGGAAAAAATATTCTCAAGACTCTTTTTGATGAAATTTGTTCTTACAATCAAGGAAAGCCCGTTGCTTTTATCAATGCAGATAATCTTAGGTCTCTTTTCGCACATAAAAAAATAGGCATGAGTAATGTCACTGATTTTGAATTTGATGGCACAACATATCATCTAATGGTCGGAAACTAAAAGTGTACCAATAAGTACATTTTTAGTTTCAACTTGCTTATTTTTTGCTACACTGTGACAAATTATTGTATACAGAGGTACATTTATGACCGATTACACGAGTGCAAATCAAAAGGCATGGGATAAACAAGCAGAATCCCAACTTGCTTGGTCAAAACCTGTTGATTCCAAAACTATCCATGATGCCAAGCAAGGTAAATGGCAGGTTCATTTAACGCCAACACCTGTTGACGCAGCTTGGCTAGGCGATATAAAAGATAAAAAAATTCTCTGCTTAGCGTCAGCGGGTGGGCAACAAGCCCCGGTACTCGCAGCTGCGGGCGCAAATGTGACTGTGTTTGATTTTTCTCAGAAACAACTTGAGCAAGACAAAATGGTAGCAGAAAGGGATGATTTAACATTAGAGATTGTTCAAGGTGACATGCGCTCATTACACATGTTTGCGGATGCAACCTTTGACATTATATTCCACCCTATTTCTAATTTATATATTCCAGATGTTAACCCTGTCTGGCAAGAATGCCACCGTGTGTTAAAAACCAATGGGCGCCTATTATCCAGCTTTTATAACCCAATTCTTTTTATTGGCAAACGAGATAAACACTATGACGAGCAAGGCATAATAAAACCAAGTTATACTATGCCATACTCCGAGCTATCCACTTTATCAGCAGAGCAAATAGCACAGAAACAGGAAAGACAAGAAGCTTTTGTATTTGGTCACTCACTGACAGACTTAATAGGTGGGCAAATAAAAGCAGGCTTTTCTATCACAGGTTTTAAAGAAGATTGGCAACCTAATCCACGGTTCGTTATTGATAATTATCTACCAACATTCCTAACGACAATGGCAATTAAAACCAATTAATTATTAACGCTCGTTGTGTTAACCACTCAACGAGCGATCATTAACTTAGCTTCTTTTACAGTACCTATCCCATACAGCTTCAAATTGTTCTGCGGGGATAATATCATCAGTTTTTTCCACAAAAGGAATGGATATCATTACCTTACCAGCTCTATTTTTGTGAAGCCTAATGATAAATCTTTTATAGCCATGAGGTAATTCATTTTCAAAGCCAAAGACTTCACCGCAATAATAGCCCGTTTCATCCCCTTCTTCACTTTTCGTCAATACATAATATTGAACATTTTTATAATTAGCTGCTGATGGGTAAGCAAGAAAATCTTCAACAGAGCTTTTAACCCGACTCTCTGTATCTAATTCAGGATCAAGTGAAACTTCAGTCATAATTCCTGCAATATATGCGCACCCAGCTACTAACAGTAACACCAAGGCTCTTAATAACATTTTAATGATACAGCTCAATAGAAAACACTGGTTATCATTATAGTTAATAATTAATTTTTTGCGACTCTACCCAAGTGTACTTAAGCCGTCAGCTTATCGCACTTCTTTAGTTTTCATTATAGTTTGCAGTTAATTATGTCTCCCAATGTTATCTATTGAGTGAGTTGCCATATATAAACTAATATTGCCGCTGTTATTATCCAAATAACAGTTGCAACACTTAAACTTCCCCAAACTGTGATTTTTGTTGCTAATAAATATACTGTTAATAAATACATTGCATAAGGAATGAGAGACCACAACCCAAACAGTGCAGTTTTTCTTAGAGCTTCCGCTCCTTGCTCTTGTACAACAATAACATGTGCAATTAATGCGAATGTAGGAAAAAGAGGAACTAATCCTGCAATGTAGTAAATTTTACTACGCGAAAATAGTGCAATAACCAACACAGCTAAAGCACCTAAAAGGCATTTAAAGAGTAAAGAAAACATACCGCACTCAATAATTAAATTTTAAACATGGACTATTATTATCACAAATAATCCGTAAGTTAACTGTATTGTCGCTGTCAATGTACAACTACAGTGTCCTTTTCCCACCTTGAATCAGTAAAAACACCTAATTAACTTCAATTTTATGAGCTAAGTCAAATTGTTGGATATAAAGTATCCAGAAATAGTGCCGATACATTTATTCAGTCCCTACGCCTGATGCTTTCGCGTGACTACATATAACTTTTTAGCTATCGGACAGCTTCGATTTGCTCATGGTTAATCACGTTATGTTTAGAAGTCGTATTTAGTATGTGTGAAACATACTATTCGATGGTATGAAAGGAAATAATCAATGATGTCTGGTAATTTAAAAAAAATTAATTTTAGTTCAACTAAGTTCTCTTTTTCTGGTTTTAAGACAACAACTCTAGTCTGGTTTATTTCAGGCCTACTTATCGCCCTTCTTCTTTCAACTTGTTGGTTTTTCTTTAGTTCTTTAAAACAATATCAAGAGACATTAACCAAACTCGATACTATCTATAACGAACAAACTCAACTAAACAATACATGGCAGTCTTTATTACAAGCAAGAAATACATTAAATCGTGCTAGCTCTCGCCATTTATTAGTTATCAATAAGATGAAAACATCAAATACTGACATAGATAGTCTCATCGCGTTTTATCATAAAAAAATAGCTGAAACGGGTAATTATTGGGATGCATTTACAACCGTTTCCATCTACAAAAATAGTGACCAATTTGCTGAGTTAGAAAAATCATATAACGCGTTATACGCTGCATTAAATGAGCTTTCCGTATTTTTAGTTCAAGGAAAAACATATGACTTTTTAAACCAGCCGACTCAAGGATTTCAGGACACATTTGAGAAAAACTACGTAAAATATCATCAACAATTAAATAGTAGCTATCATGATATTGCTCTCGCAAGTGAGCAACTGTATAAACAAAGTTTGATTGGCTTAATCGTTACTATCTCAATCGTTATCCTCGTAACTCTGTTCATTCGCTTTATTCTACAGCTTTTCTTTATTCGCCCACTAAACCAAGTTATTGATGGTATTGAAAAAGTTAGCCATGGCGTTTTATACCATAGCTTTGATAACAAAGGTTTATATGAAATCAAATTACTTAAACAACATGTATCTAATATGCAAAGTAAATTGATTGATATCGTCAAAAATATTTATGACAACACTCACCATATAAAAGTTGAGCTGAGTGATATCACTCAGATGAATCACGACCTTTCTATTCGAGCAGATCAACAAGCCGCCGCCATTGTTGAAACAGCAGCCAGCGTCGAAGAACTCGATTCATCTTTTAAATTGAATACCGCTCACACTAATCAATCGTGCAAATTGATGTCAGAGACGAGTATAACAATTGATAAGAGTAATGAACTTATCTCTGATGTTGTTGAAAATATGGATGATATTGTCGATTTTTCGAAAGAAATTAGCAAAATTACTTCAACCATTGATAATATTGCGTTTCAAACTAATTTATTAGCATTGAATGCCGCTGTAGAGGCAGCTAGAGTGGGTGAACATGGCAAAGGGTTTGCAGTCGTCGCAAATGAAGTCCGCGAATTATCAATTAGTTGCACTCAAGCATCCAAAGAAATCAAGCTATTAATTAATAATTCAAATGATAAAATTAATCACTGTTTCCAGTTAGCCGCTGATGCAAATGACAATATTGTTTCAATTGCACAGGATACATCTAATATCAATGAGATGATCCAAAGTGTTGCGCTTGCCTCAAATGAACAAACCCATGGTGTTAGCCAAATACACCTAGCAATCAATGAATTAGACAACACTACACAAGCGAATGCAACCATGACTCGTGAATTGCAATCGTCTTTAAGAGCTTTGGAGTCCCAATCAGATTTATTAGAGGCTATTATTTCTATTTTTCACATTGAACCCAAAAGTGAACATGAAAT is drawn from Providencia huaxiensis and contains these coding sequences:
- a CDS encoding DMT family protein translates to MLTKFYPVLLLVVSNVFMMFAWYGHLKFTTKPLYIVIFFSWLIALVEYCFAVPANRLGHQYYSAAELKTMQEVITLCVFVLFSVLYLGESFTINHLIGFILIFAGAFFIFKGPF
- a CDS encoding methyl-accepting chemotaxis protein produces the protein MMSGNLKKINFSSTKFSFSGFKTTTLVWFISGLLIALLLSTCWFFFSSLKQYQETLTKLDTIYNEQTQLNNTWQSLLQARNTLNRASSRHLLVINKMKTSNTDIDSLIAFYHKKIAETGNYWDAFTTVSIYKNSDQFAELEKSYNALYAALNELSVFLVQGKTYDFLNQPTQGFQDTFEKNYVKYHQQLNSSYHDIALASEQLYKQSLIGLIVTISIVILVTLFIRFILQLFFIRPLNQVIDGIEKVSHGVLYHSFDNKGLYEIKLLKQHVSNMQSKLIDIVKNIYDNTHHIKVELSDITQMNHDLSIRADQQAAAIVETAASVEELDSSFKLNTAHTNQSCKLMSETSITIDKSNELISDVVENMDDIVDFSKEISKITSTIDNIAFQTNLLALNAAVEAARVGEHGKGFAVVANEVRELSISCTQASKEIKLLINNSNDKINHCFQLAADANDNIVSIAQDTSNINEMIQSVALASNEQTHGVSQIHLAINELDNTTQANATMTRELQSSLRALESQSDLLEAIISIFHIEPKSEHEIDSDTPQEAKTKKVKQSI
- a CDS encoding DinI-like family protein, giving the protein MEINIKLSDDPLSQLSEKSYDAFIAELKARVLEVYPGSYLLITHDNGPTTFQTKGFHDDNEAHIVLHELVEDVLKHGHWLKQ
- a CDS encoding GlpM family protein gives rise to the protein MFSLLFKCLLGALAVLVIALFSRSKIYYIAGLVPLFPTFALIAHVIVVQEQGAEALRKTALFGLWSLIPYAMYLLTVYLLATKITVWGSLSVATVIWIITAAILVYIWQLTQ
- a CDS encoding pyridoxal phosphate-dependent aminotransferase; this translates as MDRRSFLKSSSLVAGGLALNSLFNHAVAQNSNIVLPSEKHPLLLNFNENSLGMSENAKEAIIKALPNAFRYPDDARAELQQNIGELYSLSDKHITIGNGSSETIQAAVAMLAAKANKLGKKIQLVTPDPTFNYTELYSLPLNIAITKVPLKTDLSFDLEKMKQAADNFDGLSMVYICNPNNPTAMITPYSQLDKWMSKESDNTFFIVDEAYAEFVEDSDFTSAIELVKKGQNNLIVTRTFSKIFALAGLRVGYGVATPEVIAAVDTFLSIDNTNTAGAVAAIASLKDKSFIQYSLKSNNISRKIVEKALNEIGLEYTPSQANFIFHKVKGDVKTYQQRMADAHVMVGREFPPAVGWNRLTLGTPEEMQQFVVILKQFHEKGWV
- a CDS encoding class I SAM-dependent methyltransferase, with product MTDYTSANQKAWDKQAESQLAWSKPVDSKTIHDAKQGKWQVHLTPTPVDAAWLGDIKDKKILCLASAGGQQAPVLAAAGANVTVFDFSQKQLEQDKMVAERDDLTLEIVQGDMRSLHMFADATFDIIFHPISNLYIPDVNPVWQECHRVLKTNGRLLSSFYNPILFIGKRDKHYDEQGIIKPSYTMPYSELSTLSAEQIAQKQERQEAFVFGHSLTDLIGGQIKAGFSITGFKEDWQPNPRFVIDNYLPTFLTTMAIKTN
- a CDS encoding N-acetyltransferase, whose protein sequence is MNIKYELMTQSDCHAVAQLLQSNSESQQGGLLGEYPQAKVNAMFAGSLTTIIGRDGNKIVAVVFSFDSHSLSLPPIAHFIIKQHTNIIQGNWLYGPVCIDNAHRGKNILKTLFDEICSYNQGKPVAFINADNLRSLFAHKKIGMSNVTDFEFDGTTYHLMVGN